The following proteins are encoded in a genomic region of Amycolatopsis sulphurea:
- a CDS encoding PPOX class F420-dependent oxidoreductase produces the protein MFTEAELAFLAEHDLGRLATQHPDGTLQVSPVGFTWNPDARAIDVTGYHLTRSRKYRNVEANGRAAFVIDDRPSLDPMRVRCLEIRGHAEGIPDAFTTDGHLDDAAIRIHPERIISFGIDDPDHDPLDLVPNNRSV, from the coding sequence ATGTTCACCGAAGCGGAACTCGCGTTCCTCGCCGAACACGACCTCGGCCGGCTGGCCACCCAGCACCCGGACGGCACCCTGCAGGTCAGCCCGGTCGGGTTCACCTGGAACCCGGACGCCCGCGCGATCGACGTGACCGGATACCACCTCACCCGCAGCCGCAAGTACCGCAACGTCGAAGCCAACGGACGGGCGGCCTTCGTCATCGACGACCGCCCTTCGCTGGACCCGATGCGCGTGCGCTGCCTGGAGATCCGTGGGCACGCGGAGGGCATCCCGGACGCCTTCACCACCGACGGTCACCTGGACGACGCCGCCATCCGCATCCACCCCGAGCGCATCATCAGCTTCGGCATCGACGATCCGGACCACGATCCGCTCGATCTGGTGCCGAACAACCGCAGCGTCTGA